Proteins from a genomic interval of Shewanella seohaensis:
- a CDS encoding glutathione S-transferase family protein — translation MITLYGMPRSRALRVAWVLEELDAEWAFSFVDMNKGEHRSAAFLALNPCGKVPVLTDDNLVLSESAAICLYLAEKFGNLLPEAGSAASGLHHQWVSFIITELEQPLWTLGKHKFALPEAQRHPSIMPCAVWEFDKAAALAEAMLPDSDFLLGDTLSVADILLAHTLMWGTLFEQQIPPKLAAYRDRIAARPSRKSALAKMEAVASAAQA, via the coding sequence ATGATCACCTTATATGGCATGCCCCGCAGCCGTGCATTACGAGTCGCTTGGGTGTTAGAAGAGTTAGACGCAGAATGGGCCTTTTCGTTTGTGGATATGAATAAGGGCGAGCACCGTAGCGCCGCGTTTTTAGCGCTCAATCCCTGCGGCAAAGTGCCCGTGTTAACCGACGATAATCTTGTATTGTCTGAGTCGGCGGCCATTTGCCTGTATCTGGCGGAGAAGTTTGGCAACTTGTTACCTGAAGCGGGCAGTGCGGCATCGGGTCTGCATCATCAATGGGTGAGCTTTATTATTACCGAACTCGAGCAGCCTCTATGGACCCTAGGCAAGCATAAATTTGCGCTGCCGGAAGCGCAGCGTCATCCTTCTATCATGCCTTGCGCTGTGTGGGAGTTTGATAAGGCGGCGGCCTTGGCTGAAGCTATGCTGCCCGATAGCGACTTTTTACTCGGCGACACCTTATCGGTTGCCGATATTCTGCTGGCACATACATTGATGTGGGGCACCTTATTTGAGCAGCAGATCCCGCCTAAATTGGCGGCGTATCGCGATAGAATTGCGGCGCGTCCTTCGCGTAAATCGGCGCTCGCCAAAATGGAAGCCGTCGCCAGCGCAGCGCAGGCTTAA
- a CDS encoding anti-sigma factor, translating to MSLSNDPREAKLQQLIDDAPKALTPERDLWQGIEKRMDKPLASQTAVRQAPRQQGVQWAIAATVVLAVFFGFYTQAPVKTLLPEQIASQPADDEQALHTLLSQIAQTHQAQVTSLEQAPMIVAWQTSRFGAPLEQGLAELRRAGEQIYQALQANPTDKQLWQLWLWVQQRELDLLQQGQKLPIQNSTQGNSI from the coding sequence ATGTCCTTATCTAACGATCCCCGCGAGGCCAAGCTCCAACAGTTGATTGATGATGCTCCCAAAGCATTAACTCCCGAACGGGATCTTTGGCAAGGCATCGAAAAACGTATGGATAAGCCATTGGCGTCGCAAACGGCTGTTCGCCAAGCGCCGCGACAGCAAGGCGTGCAATGGGCGATTGCCGCAACTGTAGTGCTAGCGGTGTTCTTTGGTTTTTACACTCAAGCTCCGGTAAAAACGTTGCTACCAGAACAAATCGCCAGCCAACCGGCGGATGATGAACAAGCGCTGCACACGCTGCTAAGCCAAATTGCCCAGACACATCAAGCCCAAGTAACGAGCCTCGAACAAGCCCCGATGATTGTCGCTTGGCAAACCAGTCGATTTGGCGCGCCGCTAGAACAAGGCTTAGCGGAATTACGCCGTGCTGGCGAACAGATTTATCAAGCATTACAGGCTAATCCAACCGACAAACAACTTTGGCAACTCTGGCTTTGGGTGCAACAACGTGAACTCGATTTGCTACAGCAAGGCCAAAAACTTCCGATTCAAAACTCAACACAAGGAAATAGCATATGA
- a CDS encoding M13 family metallopeptidase has product MRKVLIGGLCASLIAGLTACNDKPAEVKAPETTKTATAAAVTKALGSGIEFENFDKSVRPQDDFYEYVNGAWLKKAEIPADRTSIGAFYDLREKSRDDVKAIIEEVAATPNLAEGTDEQKVADLYRSFMDTATLNKLGVTPLKGEFDAINALKDKNELVKYFAHSQIMGAGTPMAFYIDIDAKNSSRYATHLWQYGLSLPEKDYYFNEAERFVNIRKAYLAHIEKMFTLAGLANPKASAESILALETAIASKHWDVVETRDSTKTYNLYQVKDLPSLAPDIDWTGYLTALGADKQTDIIVNQPSYIQGLNEVLKTTDLATWKTYMQWQVLTHAASNLSEEFDNENFAFFSKTLNGQEEQEPRWKRGVAAVNGVLGEVVGKVYVKRHFAPEAKERMQALVENLRGAYGDSIKDLTWMSDTTKQAAAEKLAKFNPKIGYPNKWEDYSKLTIKADDLIGNAVRASEVEHAKSLAKLGAPIDKDEWHMTPQTVNAYYNPTMNEIVFPAAILQPPFFNMEADDAVNYGGIGAVIGHEMGHGFDDQGAKFDGEGNMRDWWTEKDLEEFSARGKALIAQYDGYYVFDDLHVNGSLTLGENIGDLSGVTIAYRAYKKSLNGKEAPVIDGLTGDQRFFIGFTQIWRAKAKEEALRNRVATDPHSPAEFRALGALSNMPEFYSTYDVKPGDAMYIAPEKRVKIW; this is encoded by the coding sequence ATGAGAAAAGTACTCATTGGGGGACTGTGTGCCTCACTCATCGCGGGCCTCACTGCCTGTAATGACAAACCCGCTGAAGTTAAAGCGCCAGAAACCACTAAAACCGCCACTGCTGCCGCTGTAACTAAAGCATTAGGTTCAGGTATCGAATTTGAAAACTTCGATAAGTCTGTGCGTCCACAGGACGACTTCTATGAATATGTTAACGGCGCTTGGCTGAAGAAAGCCGAGATCCCAGCCGATCGCACTAGCATTGGTGCCTTCTACGATCTGCGTGAAAAATCCCGTGATGACGTTAAAGCCATTATCGAAGAAGTGGCTGCAACGCCAAATCTAGCCGAAGGCACTGACGAGCAAAAAGTGGCAGACCTTTACCGTTCATTTATGGACACAGCGACGCTAAACAAGCTGGGCGTGACGCCACTGAAAGGCGAGTTTGATGCCATCAACGCCTTAAAAGACAAAAACGAGCTGGTGAAATACTTCGCCCACAGTCAAATCATGGGTGCGGGTACGCCAATGGCTTTCTACATCGATATCGATGCGAAAAACTCTAGCCGTTACGCGACTCACCTGTGGCAGTACGGTTTAAGCCTGCCGGAAAAAGACTACTACTTCAACGAAGCAGAGCGTTTCGTCAATATCCGTAAGGCTTACCTTGCCCATATTGAAAAAATGTTCACTCTGGCAGGCCTTGCCAATCCAAAAGCCAGCGCAGAATCTATCCTCGCACTCGAAACTGCGATTGCCTCTAAACATTGGGATGTGGTTGAAACCCGCGACAGCACTAAGACCTACAACCTGTACCAAGTAAAAGATCTGCCAAGCTTAGCGCCAGATATCGACTGGACTGGCTACTTAACGGCATTAGGTGCTGACAAGCAAACCGACATTATCGTTAACCAACCAAGCTATATCCAAGGCCTGAACGAAGTCCTCAAAACCACCGATTTGGCCACTTGGAAAACCTACATGCAATGGCAAGTGCTGACCCACGCGGCAAGCAACTTGAGCGAAGAGTTCGACAACGAGAACTTTGCTTTCTTCTCTAAAACCCTCAACGGTCAAGAAGAACAAGAGCCACGTTGGAAGCGCGGTGTTGCGGCAGTTAACGGCGTATTAGGTGAAGTGGTAGGTAAAGTGTACGTGAAGCGTCACTTCGCACCAGAAGCCAAAGAGCGCATGCAAGCATTGGTAGAAAACCTGCGCGGCGCCTACGGCGACAGTATCAAAGATCTGACTTGGATGAGCGATACCACTAAGCAAGCTGCTGCCGAAAAATTAGCGAAATTCAACCCGAAAATTGGTTATCCAAACAAGTGGGAAGATTACAGCAAGCTGACCATCAAAGCCGATGATTTGATTGGTAACGCGGTTCGCGCAAGCGAAGTTGAGCACGCTAAGTCACTGGCTAAGTTAGGCGCGCCAATCGATAAAGACGAGTGGCACATGACCCCACAAACGGTTAACGCCTACTACAACCCAACCATGAACGAAATCGTGTTCCCAGCTGCAATTCTGCAACCACCGTTCTTCAACATGGAAGCGGATGATGCCGTCAACTACGGTGGTATCGGTGCGGTTATCGGTCACGAAATGGGCCATGGTTTCGACGACCAAGGCGCTAAGTTCGACGGCGAAGGCAATATGCGTGACTGGTGGACAGAGAAAGACTTAGAAGAATTCTCTGCCCGTGGTAAGGCGTTGATCGCACAATACGATGGTTACTATGTGTTTGACGATCTGCACGTGAACGGCAGCCTGACCTTAGGCGAAAACATCGGTGACTTATCGGGCGTGACTATCGCTTACCGTGCGTACAAAAAGTCGCTCAATGGTAAAGAAGCACCGGTTATCGACGGTCTGACTGGCGACCAACGTTTCTTCATCGGCTTCACGCAAATTTGGCGTGCAAAAGCCAAGGAAGAAGCTCTGCGTAACCGCGTAGCGACAGATCCACACTCACCAGCGGAATTCCGTGCACTGGGTGCGCTATCTAACATGCCTGAGTTCTACAGCACCTATGATGTGAAACCTGGTGATGCTATGTATATCGCGCCAGAGAAACGCGTGAAAATTTGGTAA
- a CDS encoding methyl-accepting chemotaxis protein, whose protein sequence is MLIRSKLLLSAAVSVTALIAMFGLQLHSNSVESELSHAAQTVLELERDVLLLRKNEKDFFGRKDMQYVQQHSEVHAKIDQLVPSLESIFKKYKVSTASLESFDRNLNQYQVAFNEVVQLQQEIGLTPKTGLYGTLRTAVHNVESMLKEYDQLSLEVAMLQLRRNEKDFMLRREMSYVETFDTNIAKFNASLRASSLDTDTQNKIAGLIEQYQKDFKSLVNKEQQLGLSEKDGTMAKLIAANKLTEVSADELHNLALKAIDDTESGSVNIGILVFVIIALILAVITYLIIRSIITPVERITQVISRIEVSKDLTLRCDASTQDELGEIAQHFNSMVGSFQQLIEQVIDSVATINTSCKSVSENAMLASEGVAQQLNETDMVATAITEMGATIDEIAKTTELAALKAGKTHDNAQLGQTEVEQTILKIRQLSDQINSSASVVDELERDSETIGSVLDVIRGIAEQTNLLALNAAIEAARAGEQGRGFAVVADEVRSLAMRTQSSTQEIANIIQTLQSRTRAIVQLMDASQKQGAESAEQAAAAGELLKLINTDVHNIMDMSTQIAAAIEEQSMVAAEVNKNVVVIRDIAEDSSRAADANASASDELKSRAEYLVSAVSHFKI, encoded by the coding sequence ATGTTAATCCGCTCAAAGTTGTTACTCAGTGCCGCTGTATCCGTTACGGCCTTGATTGCCATGTTTGGATTGCAGCTTCATTCTAATTCGGTTGAGTCGGAACTCTCCCACGCTGCGCAAACCGTTCTCGAGCTAGAACGAGACGTATTGCTACTGCGTAAAAACGAGAAGGATTTCTTTGGTCGTAAAGATATGCAGTATGTTCAACAGCATAGTGAGGTACATGCCAAGATTGACCAGCTAGTCCCGAGTCTTGAGAGTATTTTTAAAAAATACAAGGTTTCCACAGCGTCACTCGAAAGCTTTGACCGTAACCTTAATCAGTACCAAGTCGCCTTCAACGAAGTCGTTCAGCTCCAGCAAGAAATTGGTTTAACCCCTAAAACGGGTCTCTATGGCACCCTAAGAACGGCAGTGCATAATGTCGAGTCCATGTTGAAGGAATACGACCAGTTATCCCTCGAAGTCGCTATGTTGCAGCTACGCCGCAACGAAAAAGACTTTATGCTGCGCCGCGAGATGAGCTATGTCGAGACCTTCGACACTAACATCGCCAAGTTCAACGCTAGCCTCAGAGCATCGAGTTTAGACACGGATACCCAAAATAAAATTGCGGGCTTAATTGAACAATATCAAAAGGATTTTAAGAGCTTAGTTAATAAAGAGCAGCAATTGGGTCTCAGTGAAAAAGATGGCACCATGGCGAAATTGATCGCAGCCAATAAGTTGACCGAAGTCAGTGCCGACGAGCTGCATAATCTTGCGTTGAAAGCCATCGATGATACTGAAAGCGGCAGCGTGAATATCGGGATTTTGGTCTTTGTGATTATCGCCCTGATCCTTGCTGTGATCACCTACCTCATCATCCGCAGCATTATCACTCCTGTTGAGCGTATCACTCAGGTGATTTCACGTATCGAGGTCAGTAAGGATTTAACCCTCAGATGCGATGCCTCGACCCAGGATGAGCTGGGTGAAATTGCACAGCATTTCAACAGTATGGTGGGAAGCTTCCAGCAGCTTATCGAGCAGGTTATTGACTCAGTCGCCACGATTAACACCTCCTGTAAGAGTGTGTCAGAGAACGCGATGCTCGCGTCCGAAGGCGTTGCCCAGCAGCTTAATGAAACCGATATGGTGGCGACGGCGATTACCGAAATGGGCGCGACCATTGATGAAATTGCTAAAACTACCGAGCTTGCGGCCCTCAAAGCGGGTAAAACCCATGATAACGCCCAATTAGGGCAAACTGAGGTGGAGCAAACCATCCTTAAGATCAGACAACTGTCAGATCAGATTAACAGCAGCGCCTCTGTGGTGGATGAGCTCGAGCGTGATAGTGAAACCATTGGTAGCGTGCTCGATGTGATCCGTGGCATTGCGGAGCAAACCAACTTACTGGCACTCAATGCGGCGATTGAGGCAGCTCGCGCGGGTGAGCAAGGCCGTGGTTTTGCTGTGGTTGCCGATGAAGTACGCAGTCTGGCGATGCGAACTCAATCGTCGACACAGGAAATTGCCAACATTATTCAAACCCTGCAAAGTCGAACTCGCGCCATAGTGCAATTAATGGACGCGAGCCAAAAGCAAGGGGCCGAGAGTGCCGAGCAGGCCGCCGCGGCGGGAGAATTGCTGAAGCTTATCAATACCGATGTGCATAATATTATGGATATGAGCACACAGATTGCTGCAGCGATTGAAGAGCAGAGCATGGTTGCCGCCGAAGTGAATAAGAACGTGGTCGTTATCCGTGATATTGCTGAGGATTCTTCTCGGGCTGCCGATGCTAATGCGTCGGCTTCGGATGAGCTTAAATCCCGCGCCGAATATCTGGTCAGTGCCGTGAGCCACTTTAAGATCTAG
- the rsuA gene encoding 16S rRNA pseudouridine(516) synthase RsuA, which produces MKLSRPVRLDKFICESTSLTRSLAKKALHRGDITCDGAVIKDAGFKVLEGMQVCLEGEPISLVGERYLMLNKPVDTICSTIDEVYPSVLSLLDIEKPETLHIAGRLDADTTGLVLITSDGQWSHRITSPKKDCGKRYLVTLAEPVDESLIGVFAAGVELRNEDGLTKPAVLEIIEPQLVRLTISEGKYHQVKRMFAAVGNHVVGLHRESIGKIELDAELALGEWRYLTSEEIASI; this is translated from the coding sequence TTGAAGTTGAGTCGTCCCGTGCGTTTAGACAAATTTATCTGTGAAAGTACCTCGCTTACCCGTTCTTTAGCGAAAAAAGCCCTGCACCGTGGTGATATCACCTGTGATGGGGCTGTGATTAAAGATGCTGGCTTTAAAGTGCTCGAGGGGATGCAAGTGTGCCTCGAAGGTGAGCCTATCTCCCTCGTCGGTGAGCGTTACCTGATGCTCAATAAGCCCGTGGATACGATTTGCTCGACCATAGATGAAGTCTACCCTTCGGTATTGAGCCTGCTGGATATTGAAAAGCCCGAAACCTTACACATTGCTGGTCGTTTAGATGCCGATACTACTGGCCTAGTGTTGATCACGAGCGATGGTCAATGGTCGCATCGGATCACCTCGCCGAAAAAAGACTGTGGCAAGCGTTATTTAGTGACGTTAGCCGAGCCTGTGGATGAGAGTCTGATTGGCGTCTTTGCCGCTGGAGTGGAGCTGAGAAACGAGGACGGCCTGACAAAACCCGCAGTGCTTGAAATCATCGAGCCGCAGTTGGTGCGTTTAACCATTTCCGAAGGCAAGTATCACCAAGTGAAGCGGATGTTTGCCGCCGTAGGCAATCATGTGGTTGGCTTACATCGCGAAAGCATTGGCAAAATTGAATTAGACGCAGAACTTGCCCTAGGCGAATGGCGTTATCTGACGAGCGAAGAAATCGCTTCGATTTAA
- the ispE gene encoding 4-(cytidine 5'-diphospho)-2-C-methyl-D-erythritol kinase, producing the protein MSNEISRNWPAPAKLNLFLHINGRRADGYHELQTLFQFIDCCDLLDFKVTQTPELILHSDMSAVVADSDNLILRAAKSLQQATGYSGGAEIWLEKCLPMGGGLGGGSSDAATTLVALNQLWNTQLSNDELATIGLKLGADIPVFIRGFAAFAEGVGERLQAVAPTEFWYLVIAPDAHVSTAAVFQDPLLPRNTPKLGIDTLMSQPWANDCQDLVVSKYPQVAKALGWLLEYAPSRMTGTGACVFGEFSSQQQALAALAKLPSDMQGFVAKGMNISPLIVRLNHP; encoded by the coding sequence ATGTCGAATGAGATTTCACGCAATTGGCCCGCGCCCGCCAAATTAAATCTGTTTCTGCATATCAACGGTCGCCGCGCCGACGGTTACCATGAGTTGCAAACACTATTTCAATTTATCGATTGTTGCGATCTGCTCGACTTTAAGGTGACGCAGACGCCTGAGCTGATATTGCACTCGGACATGTCGGCCGTTGTCGCGGATAGCGATAACTTAATTCTGCGAGCCGCAAAATCATTACAGCAAGCTACAGGCTATTCTGGCGGCGCCGAAATCTGGCTCGAAAAATGTCTACCCATGGGCGGCGGTTTAGGCGGCGGTTCCTCCGATGCGGCCACCACACTTGTGGCGTTAAATCAGTTGTGGAACACCCAATTATCTAACGATGAATTAGCCACAATTGGTTTAAAACTCGGTGCCGATATCCCTGTTTTTATTCGCGGTTTCGCGGCATTTGCCGAAGGCGTTGGCGAACGTTTACAGGCAGTAGCGCCCACTGAATTTTGGTATTTAGTGATAGCGCCCGATGCCCATGTCTCCACCGCTGCGGTGTTTCAAGATCCTTTGCTACCCCGCAATACACCTAAGCTTGGCATCGACACGTTAATGAGCCAACCTTGGGCAAATGATTGCCAAGATCTGGTCGTTTCCAAATACCCTCAAGTTGCCAAGGCCTTAGGCTGGCTGCTAGAATATGCGCCGTCGAGAATGACCGGAACGGGCGCATGCGTGTTTGGGGAGTTTTCTTCGCAGCAGCAAGCTCTCGCAGCCTTGGCGAAATTACCGTCTGATATGCAAGGATTTGTTGCAAAAGGGATGAATATTTCGCCGCTCATAGTGCGACTCAATCATCCATAA
- a CDS encoding RelA/SpoT domain-containing protein produces the protein MNKLFRTFFIFLLLLSTRTGVANPLDINDSRAERGNYSARQAQSHDLHGLYALNTQTFDTPRQASACLDNLYSNAHAAQNELASLLQTVAASSQAQVILPDVKSYQRAAEKVATKFNGDASQITDLARASIVSNSISELMQSYYALSEQAQVVKQKNRFAEPKASGYRDLNLLVRLPESGMIAEVQLHLKDIADIKSGPEHKVYEQVQQIEANAIKQQRGLSEFETAQIAKLRQESHKLYHKAWLNYKRVDEGLLLTNSVA, from the coding sequence ATGAATAAGTTATTTCGTACCTTTTTTATCTTTCTACTCTTATTATCGACCCGCACAGGCGTAGCCAATCCTTTAGATATTAATGACAGCAGAGCCGAACGCGGTAATTACAGTGCAAGACAGGCTCAAAGCCATGATCTGCATGGTCTTTATGCGCTAAACACTCAAACCTTCGACACCCCACGTCAAGCTTCGGCCTGTTTAGACAACTTATATTCCAATGCCCACGCGGCCCAAAATGAACTCGCAAGCCTGTTGCAGACAGTGGCAGCCAGTTCACAGGCGCAGGTGATTTTGCCTGATGTGAAAAGTTATCAACGCGCCGCCGAAAAAGTCGCCACCAAATTTAATGGGGATGCGAGCCAGATCACCGACCTTGCCCGCGCCAGCATCGTCAGTAACAGTATCTCCGAGCTGATGCAAAGCTATTACGCCTTAAGCGAGCAAGCTCAGGTCGTAAAACAGAAAAACCGTTTCGCCGAGCCTAAAGCCTCAGGTTATCGCGACCTTAACTTACTGGTACGTTTGCCCGAAAGCGGCATGATTGCCGAGGTCCAATTACACCTTAAGGATATTGCCGACATTAAAAGCGGCCCAGAACACAAGGTTTACGAACAGGTTCAACAAATTGAGGCGAACGCGATAAAACAGCAACGAGGGTTAAGTGAGTTTGAAACCGCGCAGATCGCTAAGCTGCGCCAAGAGTCACATAAGCTGTATCACAAAGCTTGGCTTAACTATAAACGCGTCGATGAAGGACTGCTGCTCACTAACTCAGTTGCTTAA
- a CDS encoding DUF4447 family protein: protein MSKNIGLNAIEMSYLRQSLSLSAAQVGQLTNHSEADVLAWENAETQAPELAQKKLLDLDDIIEMQVLNTTDGIEALFKKEPKRHLAFVVYPTQAVYTQYNPEFLSSLPLTELYNTAAWRIKKECKLVLEVDVSLVNLDVEAYKAFREQNGLSESRESRAKWAATQL from the coding sequence ATGTCTAAAAATATTGGCTTGAACGCCATCGAAATGAGCTACTTACGCCAATCACTCAGCCTCAGTGCGGCTCAAGTAGGACAACTGACCAACCACAGCGAAGCCGATGTATTAGCGTGGGAAAATGCTGAAACACAGGCCCCTGAACTGGCTCAGAAAAAGCTATTAGATCTCGATGATATTATCGAGATGCAAGTACTGAATACCACTGACGGCATCGAAGCCTTATTTAAGAAGGAGCCAAAACGTCACTTGGCCTTCGTGGTGTATCCAACCCAAGCCGTTTACACCCAATATAACCCTGAATTTTTAAGCTCGCTGCCGTTGACTGAGCTGTACAATACGGCGGCATGGCGCATTAAGAAAGAATGTAAACTAGTGCTCGAAGTGGATGTTAGCTTAGTCAATCTCGATGTCGAAGCCTACAAGGCATTCCGTGAGCAAAATGGGTTAAGCGAAAGCCGTGAAAGCCGCGCCAAATGGGCGGCGACTCAGCTATAA
- the lolB gene encoding lipoprotein insertase outer membrane protein LolB — MNNLKRFTKSIFSCIALSGLLFLGGCETLPPTTDLSPITVDNAAQAKAWELQGKLAIRTPQDKLSANLYWRHSEERDELTLTTMLGTTVLTLDATPNSAHLHVDGKDFRDSNAQALLERVSGWSIPINDLPLWITGQVGALDRVLAVDSNGNGKTKQIQNSQTLPPWDVTFLSWQSQSGAEVPYQLKLERGDLQLKLQLNQWQALGKPSIMLGEKP; from the coding sequence ATGAATAATTTGAAGCGCTTCACAAAATCCATTTTCTCTTGTATCGCCTTGAGCGGCCTATTGTTTTTAGGCGGCTGCGAGACCCTGCCGCCAACGACAGATCTCAGCCCTATTACGGTTGATAATGCCGCGCAAGCCAAGGCGTGGGAATTACAGGGGAAACTCGCTATCCGCACGCCGCAGGATAAGCTCAGCGCCAATCTCTATTGGCGCCACAGTGAGGAGCGAGACGAGCTCACCCTCACCACTATGCTCGGCACCACAGTGTTGACCTTGGATGCGACACCTAACTCGGCTCATCTGCATGTCGATGGCAAAGATTTTCGCGATAGCAACGCCCAAGCATTACTCGAGCGAGTCAGCGGCTGGTCCATCCCGATTAACGACTTACCCCTTTGGATCACAGGCCAAGTCGGCGCTTTAGACCGTGTGCTTGCCGTCGATAGCAATGGCAATGGCAAAACCAAACAAATTCAAAACTCGCAAACCTTGCCACCTTGGGACGTCACATTTTTGAGTTGGCAATCCCAAAGCGGTGCCGAGGTACCCTATCAGTTAAAGCTTGAACGTGGAGATTTACAGCTCAAGCTGCAACTCAATCAATGGCAAGCCTTAGGTAAACCCTCAATAATGCTCGGAGAAAAACCTTAG
- a CDS encoding SMI1/KNR4 family protein: protein MHDIIEQLQERSETVPVPLELPTFEQLVEVEEQILISLPRELKEYLLHASDVIYGAIEPVTAADPYSHTYLPEVTCYAWSIGLPRDLIAICQLGDDFYCIDQDGQVHFWQNGDFTDTYWESFWEWVEDIWLKNKY from the coding sequence ATGCACGACATTATTGAGCAACTCCAAGAACGCAGCGAAACCGTGCCTGTGCCACTCGAGTTACCGACATTCGAGCAGTTAGTGGAGGTTGAGGAACAGATTTTGATCTCGCTGCCACGGGAATTAAAGGAATACCTACTCCATGCCAGTGATGTGATTTATGGCGCGATTGAGCCTGTGACTGCAGCCGATCCCTATTCACACACCTATTTACCCGAAGTCACCTGCTATGCTTGGTCAATCGGCTTGCCAAGGGACTTAATCGCCATCTGCCAATTGGGCGATGACTTTTACTGTATCGATCAGGATGGCCAAGTTCACTTCTGGCAAAACGGTGACTTTACCGATACTTATTGGGAATCCTTCTGGGAATGGGTCGAAGATATTTGGCTTAAAAACAAATACTGA